The following are encoded in a window of Stigmatopora nigra isolate UIUO_SnigA chromosome 23, RoL_Snig_1.1, whole genome shotgun sequence genomic DNA:
- the LOC144181433 gene encoding USP6 N-terminal-like protein — protein sequence MQVLQMVKELVSPPSRRIPASDSDQDAAVKLDQERTAIVAKYEKGKEATVEPWEDTDFRLYKVVDRFGFLHEKELPSYDSVEEKHKHTELERTTKWLKMLKSWDKYKNSEKLVRRIYKGIPLQLRGEVWSLLLDIPKTKEDKKGFYEELKNRAKACSPDVRQIDLDVNRTYRDHIMFMDRYDVKQQALFHVLTAYSVYNMEVGYCQGMSQITALLLIYMNEEDAFWALVTLLSGRKHAMHGFFVPGFPKLLRFQEHHDRILKEKLPKLKRHLDSQEVLSSLYTMKWFFQCFLDRTPFTLTLRIWDIYILEGERILPAMSYTILKLHKKRLMNLSMEELVGFLQVSLSKNFIFDDDSVVDHLQASMAELRKAKLELPPPGKEEEFPKKALGQLPEPFTGNHVANGQTGAEPDGRPPSGSRRDSPEGSATEARRKSDAKDAQVKISSNGQAPPGRGPEQRGVLTERDAPRDVGPRWVKPSETKLEAAKALAAHVERRKRAGAASPAPSQTERRPLSRSSLPGADRNSNASQYDNVPGLEPELEILELERPPSRMRPQRIQPIQHVQSIQPPAFSAPPRYVETALSPRSRSETPPPSFPHRQAAPGRERFPGEHYRAASEVPTFYPEIPRGDLPFRDPTYATIRRKKAAKRISPEKALLNYYETHRANTAPHPRASRPPPWVLESHGSSTPLYLQKLTSTSQVRTPADYGSRGRGPEPQAPPPSPGGVPRSSSFQKAQLSPVEVLEFSEDGMRRPAAHQMHPQLFGGAHYRQAQEVFAMQESMLL from the exons ATGCAGGTGCTGCAGATGGTCAAGGAGCTGGTGTCGCCGCCGTCCAGGCGCATTCCAG CGTCCGACAGCGACCAGGATGCCGCCGTGAAACTGGACCAGGAGCGAACGGCGATCGTGGCCAAATATGAAAAG GGAAAGGAGGCCACGGTGGAGCCTTGGGAGGACACCGACTTTCGCCTCTACAAGGTCGTCGACCGCTTTGGCTTCCTGCA TGAGAAGGAGCTTCCCTCCTACGACTCGGTGGAGGAAAAG CACAAACACACCGAGTTGGAAAGGACCACCAAGTGGCTGAAGATGCTGAAAAGCTGGGACAAATATAAGAACAGCGAAAAG CTGGTACGTAGGATCTACAAGGGAATCCCGTTGCAGCTCCGGGGGGAAGTCTGGTCACTCCTGCTGGACATCCCCAAGACCAAGGAGGACAAAAAGGGCTTCTACGAG GAACTCAAGAACCGAGCCAAGGCCTGCTCGCCGGACGTGCGCCAAATCGACCTGGACGTCAACCGGACGTACAGGGACCACATCATGTTCATGGATCGCTACGACGTCAA acaGCAAGCCCTCTTTCACGTTCTCACCGCGTACTCTGTCTACAATATG gaGGTGGGCTACTGCCAGGGCATGAGTCAGATCACCGCCCTGCTCCTCATCTACATGAACGAAGAAGACGCCTTCTGGGCGTTGGTCACGCTGCTGTCGGGACGCAAGCACGCCATGCACG GCTTTTTCGTCCCCGGCTTCCCCAAACTGCTGCGCTTCCAGGAGCACCACGACCGCATCTTAAAGGAGAAGTTACCCAAGCTCAAGCGTCACCTG GACAGCCAAGAGGTCCTGAGCAGCCTGTACACCATGAAGTGGTTCTTCCAGTGCTTCCTGGACAGG ACTCCCTTCACGCTGACTCTGCGAATCTGGGACATCTACATCCTGGAGGGCGAGAGGATTCTTCCCGCCATGTCTTACACCATCCTCAAACTACACAAGA AGCGCTTGATGAATCTGTCCATGGAGGAGCTGGTGGGCTTCCTGCAGGTGAGCTTGTCCAAGAATTTCATTTTCGACGACGACTCGGTGGTGGACCACCTGCAGGCCTCCATGGCCGAACTCCGAAAGGCCAAGCTGGAGCTCCCCCCGCCGG GTAAAGAGGAGGAGTTCCCCAAGAAAGCGCTGGGGCAGCTACCCGAGCCGTTCACCGGCAACCACGTGGCCAACGGGCAGACGGGCGCCGAGCCGGACGGCCGCCCACCGAGCGGGTCGCGCCGGGACTCGCCGGAGGGGTCCGCGACCGAAGCCAGGCGCAAGTCCGACGCCAAGGACGCCCAAGTCAAGATAAGCTCCAACGGCCAGGCCCCGCCCGGAAGGGGGCCGGAGCAGAGAGGCGTGCTCACCGAGCGCGACGCCCCCCGAGACGTGGGGCCCCGTTGGGTCAAACCCTCCGAGACCAAGCTGGAGGCGGCCAAGGCGCTGGCGGCCCACGTGGAGCGGCGCAAGCGGGCGGGCGCGGCCTCGCCAGCCCCGTCCCAGACGGAGCGCCGCCCCCTCTCCCGAAGCTCGCTCCCGGGCGCCGACCGCAATTCCAACGCCTCCCAGTACGACAACGTTCCGGGGCTGGAGCCCGAGTTGGAAATCCTGGAGCTGGAGAGGCCCCCGTCCCGAATGCGTCCCCAGCGCATCCAGCCCATTCAGCACGTCCAGTCCATCCAGCCCCCCGCCTTCTCCGCTCCGCCCAGATACGTGGAGACGGCGCTCTCGCCCCGGTCCCGATCCGAGACGCCCCCGCCGTCGTTTCCCCACCGACAGGCGGCGCCGGGCCGCGAGCGCTTCCCCGGAGAGCACTACCGGGCGGCCTCCGAGGTCCCGACCTTTTACCCCGAGATCCCACGCGGCGACCTGCCCTTCCGGGATCCCACCTACGCCACCATCCGGCGGAAAAAGGCGGCCAAGCGCATCTCCCCGGAAAAAGCGCTCCTGAACTATTACGAGACCCACCGGGCCAACACGGCGCCCCACCCCCGTGCTTCCCGACCTCCGCCCTGGGTGCTGGAGTCCCACGGCAGCAGCACCCCGCTCTACCTGCAAAAGCTCACCTCCACCTCACAGGTCCGAACCCCGGCGGACTACGGCTCCCGTGGGCGGGGCCCGGAGCCCCAGGCTCCGCCGCCGTCCCCGGGCGGCGTGCCTCGCTCCAGCAGTTTCCAGAAGGCCCAGTTGTCTCCCGTGGAGGTGTTGGAGTTCTCGGAGGACGGCATGCGGCGGCCCGCCGCTCACCAGATGCACCCCCAGTTGTTTGGGGGGGCGCACTACAGGCAGGCACAGGAAGTGTTTGCCATGCAGGAATCCATGTTGCTCTGA